A region of Etheostoma cragini isolate CJK2018 chromosome 2, CSU_Ecrag_1.0, whole genome shotgun sequence DNA encodes the following proteins:
- the wdr19 gene encoding WD repeat-containing protein 19 codes for MKSIFILADKAWAGSTLLYKWQKALGNFIAVAGQDNSVKIFDRHGHKWTELNLPGRCVGMDWDKDGDILAVIAAKSSSIYLWDASVNKTSQIDSGMRDQMSFILWSKLGPLLAVGTVKGNLLIYNQQTSRKIPVLGKHTKKITCGCWSIQNLLALGSEDNTLSVSNHEGDTIRQTTLRGEPAEIHFSVMKTDERSGQVESTVSVSVDKKILMLFNINDPDNRIELTFQRHYGNIVSYRWYGDGYILIGFSHGYFVVISTHIREIGHELYQAHNHNHSLNSVAISPALNKAASCGDNSIKIHELSELNDINNVVRLDDETKGLDQLNWTDDGQLLAVSTQKGTLHVFLTKLPILGGSFGTRLAYLTSLLEVTVSNQVEGERPVAIEVEVEPTFIAMGPYHVAVGMNNRAWFYALVDREPGFNKLKDIEYLGTIASMCLNSDYAAALFEGKVQLHMIEGKDQEEKKQMKLFPDDDRKGRILCHALTADFLYYGTDSGNVVCVLVEDWETVNSYNHSIGVRKVFPDLNGTRLVFIDDKNGGFLLSPANATDSCYELPNFSPTITGVLWDNWHADRGVFVAYDDDKVYTYALHKTTIYGPQVVLVGSTALLFSQKPLLLYNGELTCQTASGKTSEVALSTHSFLKNSTSTSTDTPPELGTQLSQALMLKRFHEAWGLCKSAGSNTDWAEVGRACLVHMEVELAIQVYRMSGNVGMVLSLQGIQGIEDMNLRAGHLAMFLGDYNLAQDLYLSSGCPIAALEMRRDLLHWDSALMLAKRLAKDQIPFISKEYAVHLEFIGDYVNALAHYEKGMTHDNKFQEHDEACKAGVARMSIRMGDIRRGAAQAIQHPSRVLKKECGAILESMKQFSEAAQLYEKGQYYDKAASVYIRCKNWAKVGELLPHVFSPKIHLQYAKAKEADGKYKDAAQAYESAKDWDNVIRVLLDHLYNTEEAVRIVRETQSIEGAKMVARFFLGLNDYGSAIHFLVLSQCNDEAFQLAQQHGQMEVYADIIGPEATQEDYQNIALYFEGEKKHLQAGKFFQKCGQYSRALKHFLKCPNTDDNLAVEMAIDTVGQAKDSSLTNQLIDYLMGESDGMPKDAKYLFRLYMALQQYREAARTAIIIAREEQCAGNYRNAHDVLFSMYTELQAQMIKIPAEMATNLMILHSYLLVKVHVKRGDHLKGARMLIRVSNNISKFPAHVVPILTSAVIECHRAGLKNSAFSFAAMLMRPEYRNEIDPKYRKKIEAMVRRPDTSELEEETTPCPFCGFQLAQNELLCISCKNNLPYCIATGRHMLKEDWSVCPHCEFPALYSQFLLLLETETVCPMCSETLTVKQVKKISDCSKYLQTDELDQ; via the exons ATGAAG AGCATTTTCATCCTCGCCGACAAAGCCTGGGCGGGTTCTACCCTGCTGTATAAGTGGCAGAAAGCCCTTGGTAATTTTATTGCTGTTGCAGG ACAGGACAACTCAGTGAAAATATTTGATCGACATGGGCACAAGTGGACTGAACTTAACCTTCCGGG GCGCTGTGTGGGGATGGACTGGGATAAAGATGGGGACATTCTGGCAGTGATAGCTGCAAAGTCCAGCTCCATCTACCTATGGGATGCCAGCGTCAATAAAACATCCCAGATAGACAGCGGCATGAG AGATCAGATGTCCTTTATCTTGTGGTCAAAGTTGGGCCCACTGTTAGCAGTTGGTACAGTCAAAGGAAATCTGTTGATTTACAATCAACAGACCTCACGCAAGATCCCCGTACTCG GTAAACACACCAAGAAGATCACTTGTGGTTGCTGGAGTATTCAGAATCTCCTGGCTCTGGGAAGTGAAGACAACACTCTGAGTGTCAGCAATCATGAAGGAGACACCATCAGACAG ACAACACTTCGCGGTGAGCCTGCTGAGATACACTTTTCAGTGATGAAGACGGATGAAAGGTCTGGTCAAGTAGAGAGCACT GTGAGTGTCTCTGTGGACAAGAAGATACTGATGCTCTTCAATATCAATGACCCTGACAACCGAATAGAGCTGACCTTCCAGCGCCACTACGGAAACATTGTGTCCTACCGCTG GTATGGTGACGGGTATATACTGATTGGCTTTTCCCACGGATACTTTGTGGTTATTTCCACTCACATCAGGGAGATTGGGCATGAGCTCTATCAGGCTCACAACCATAACCATAGTCTCAACAGTGTGGCCATTTCGCCAGCATTAAACAAGGCTGCCTCATGTGGGGACAACAG CATAAAGATCCATGAGTTGTCCGAGCTCAATGATATCAACAATGTAGTTCGGCTGGATGATGAAACTAAAG GTCTGGACCAGCTGAACTGGACAGACGATGGCCAGCTGTTAGCGGTCTCCACCCAGAAAGGAACACTCCATGTCTTTCTAACCAAGCTGCCCATCCTGGGTGGCAGCTTTGGAACCCGGCTGGCCTATCTTACTTCCCTGCTGGAGGTCACTGTGTCCAACCAGGTGGAGGGG GAGCGTCCTGTGGCCATAGAAGTGGAAGTAGAGCCTACTTTCATTGCGATGGGACCATACCATGTGGCTGTGGGAATGAATAACAGAGCCTGGTTTTACGCCCTGGTAGACCGAGaacctg GTTTTAATAAGCTGAAGGACATTGAGTATTTGGGGACAATAGCCAGCATGTGCCTTAACTCAGATTACGCAGCAGCGCTGTTTGAGGGAAAAGTACAGCTGCACATG aTCGAAGGCAAAGACCaagaggagaagaagcagaTGAAGTTGTTTCCAGACGATGACAGAAAAGGTCGGATCCTTTGCCACGCACTCACTGCTGACTTCCTATACTACGGCACTGAT TCAGGTAATGTGGTGTGTGTCTTAGTGGAGGACTGGGAGACTGTTAACAGCTACAACCATTCTATTGGTGTAAGGAAAGTGTTCCCTGACCTTAACGGTACACGGCTGGTTTTCATTGACGACAAGAACGGCGGCTTTCTGCTCTCCCCTGCAAAT GCAACAGATTCCTGCTACGAGCTCCCCAACTTCTCTCCGACCATCACAGGAGTGCTGTGGGACAACTGGCATGCTGACAGAGGAGTATTTGTAGCTTATGATGATGACAAGGTCTATACCTATGCCCTGCACAAAACCACTATATATG GCCCCCAGGTGGTGTTGGTGGGGAGCACCGCACTCCTCTTTTCCCAGAAGCCTTTGCTTTTGTACAATGGAGAGCTGACATGTCAGACAGCGAGCGGCAAGACCAGTGAAGTGGCTCTGAGCACGCACTCTTTCCTCAAAAACTCAACCAGCACATCGACGGATACGCCGCCGGAGCTTGGCACGCAGCTCTCCCAGGCGTTGATGCTCAAGAG GTTCCATGAAGCCTGGGGTCTGTGTAAATCTGCAGGTAGTAACACAGACTGGGCAGAGGTAGGCAGAGCCTGTCTGGTACACATGGAGGTCGAGCTGGCAATCCAGGTCTACCGCATGAGTGGCAATGTGGGCATGGTCCTTTCACTGCAGGGCATCCAG GGCATAGAGGATATGAATTTGCGGGCAGGACATTTGGCAATGTTTCTAGGTGACTACAACCTGGCCCAGGACCTGTATCTGTCCTCAGGCTGCCCAATCGCTGCCCTCGAG atgaGGAGGGACCTGTTGCATTGGGACAGTGCCCTTATGTTAGCCAAGAGGTTAGCAAAAGACCAAATTCCCTTTATATCCAAAGAATACGCTGTACATCTGGAGTTTAT tGGCGACTATGTGAATGCTCTAGCACACTACGAAAAAGGCATGACCCACGATAATAAA TTCCAGGAGCATGATGAGGCGTGTAAAGCCGGTGTAGCCAGGATGTCCATCCGGATGGGTGACATTAGGAGAGGTGCTGCTCAGGCAATTCAGCACCCAAGCAGAGTCCTCAAGAAGGAATGTGGAGCCATACTGGAAAGCATGAAG CAATTTTCTGAGGCCGCTCAACTCTATGAAAAAGGACAGTACTATGACAAGGCTGCATCAGTCTACATTCGTTGCAAGAACTG GGCCAAAGTGGGAGAGCTGCTCCCACACGTCTTCTCTCCTAAGATCCACCTGCAGTACGCCAAGGCCAAGGAGGCAGATGGAAA GTACAAGGACGCTGCACAGGCCTATGAGAGCGCAAAAGACTGGGACAATGTGATACGCGTGCTGCTGGACCACCTATACAATACGGAGGAGGCTGTTCGCATTGTCAGGGAGACGCAGAGCATCGAAGGAGCAAAGATGGTTGCCAG gttCTTCCTGGGATTGAACGATTATGGCTCAGCCATCCACTTCCTGGTGCTGTCTCAGTGCAACGATGAAGCTTTCCAGCTGGCGCAGCAGCACGGACAAATGGAGGTCTATGCAGACATCATCG GTCCCGAGGCGACGCAGGAGGACTACCAGAACATTGCTCTCTACTttgagggagagaagaaacacCTGCAGGCTGGCAAGTTCTTTCAGAAGTGTGGGCAGTACAGCAGA gcCCTAAAGCACTTCCTGAAGTGTCCCAACACTGATGACAACCTGGCTGTTGAGATGGCTATAGACACG GTGGGTCAGGCCAAGGACagctctctgaccaatcagctgaTAGATTACCTGATGGGAGAGAGCGACGGAATGCCCAAG GATGCCAAGTACCTGTTCCGTCTGTACATGGCTCTGCAGCAGTACAGGGAGGCTGCTCGCACCGCCATCATCATCGCCAGAGAAGAGCAGTGTGCAG GGAACTACCGTAATGCCCATGACGTGTTGTTTAGCATGTACACGGAGCTGCAGGCCCAGATGATTAAAATCCCTGCTGAGATGGCCACCAACCTGATGATCCTCCACTCCTACCTGCTGGTCAAG GTCCATGTAAAAAGGGGAGACCACCTAAAAGGGGCACGCATGCTCATTCGTGTCAGCAACAACATCAGCAAGTTTCCTGCAC ATGTTGTTCCTATTCTGACGTCAGCCGTCATCGAATGTCACCGTGCCGGACTGAAGAACTCGGCCTTCAGCTTTGCTGCCATGCTGATGAGACCTGAGTACCGGAACGAGATCGACCCAAAGTACAGGAAGAAGATCGAGGCCATGGTTCG ACGTCCAGACACAtcggagctggaggaggaaacTACTCCGTGTCCCTTCTGTGGCTTTCAGCTGGCACAGAACGAACTGCTGTGCATCTCCTGCAAGAACAATCTGCCTTACTGCATTGCCACG GGTCGTCATATGCTGAAAGAAGACTGGTCTGTGTGTCCTCATTGTGAATTTCCCGCTCTCTACTCACAGTTCCTTCT GTTGCTGGAAACAGAGACGGTGTGTCCCATGTGCTCTGAGACACTCACTGTCAAACAGGTAAAGAAGATTTCTGATTGTTCCAAATATCTGCAGACTGATGAACTGGatcaatga